Below is a genomic region from Candidatus Hydrothermales bacterium.
TTTTAAACATAGTAACAAGAGAACTTAATGTTATCCCAGATTTAGCGGTTCTTGTTGTTTCAATAAGAGCCTTAAAGTTCCATGGTGGTATTAAAAAAGAAGATTTAAAGAGGGAAAATGAAGATGCCCTTGTTAAAGGTCTTGATAACCTAAGGGCACACCTGAATATACTCAAAAATACTTTTGGAATCAGAACCTGTGTGGCTATAAACAGATTTTCTTTTGACACAGATAGAGAAATAAAAGTTGTTCAAGATTTTCTGGATAAAGAGAAAGTTCCAAATGCAATATGTGAGGGGTTTTTAAAGGGAGGAGATGGTGCGAAGGATCTTGCAAAAAAGGTGATTGAAGTTATTGAAAGAGAAGAAAATAACTTTAGAAGAGTTTACGATGTGAATATGGGTATCAAGGATAAGATAGAGAGGATTGCAAAAAATGTTTACGGTGCGGCTTCTGTTCATTATTCGGATGAGGCTTTAAAGAAGGTCGAGTTATGTGAGAGGTTGAATTTTAAGGACTTTTATATATGTATGGCTAAGACTCAGTATTCACTCTCTGATAACTCTAAACTAAAGGGCTGGCCGAAAGGTTTTGAGATTAAGGTTGATGATATAAGAATTAAGTCTGGAGCTAAGTTTTTAGTTCCTCTCTGTGGTGACATACTTGAGATGCCTGGACTTCCAGAACAACCAGCTGCTACGATTATTGATATGGATGAAAATGGCGTAATTTCAGGCCTCTTTTAATGCATGAATACTCTTTAGCTACAAATTTAATAGAAATTTTAAGGGAAGAGAAGAAAAAAAGGAATATAAAAAAAATTTTAAAAGTTGAATTAGAGTTTGGTAAGTTGGCATCCGCTGAACCACTGATTTTTAAAGAAATTTTTGATATAATAAAAAAAGATACAGAATTTGAGGAAACGGAACTTATAATTGATCTGATTGAACCAGAAGTTAAATGCTTAAATTGTGAAAAAGATTTTAAAGCCGATACTTTTCCCTTTTTATGCCCCTACTGCGAAAATATGGGAGGTGAACTGCTAAGAGGTGATAAGATAACGATGAAAAGTTTAGAAATAATAAAAGATTAGTATATAAAAAATTTTAAACTTTTTTAAAATTTGAAAGTTTTTGAAAGCTGCTAAGTAAATCTGTTAAAATTAGTTATGGCAGAGGTAATAAAGGAGAGTGTCTCAATTTCTATACTTAAGGTTAATGAAGAAATTGCTAGTGAATTAAGGCACTTTTTTAATCAAAGAAGAATTTTCACTATAAATTTAATATCTTCACCTGGATCAGGAAAGACGATGCTCATTGAAAGGTTGCTTGATTATTTTGATAAGGAAAAGGTCTTTGTTTTTGTTGGTGATATTGAAACAGAAAGAGATGCAAAAAGAATAAGAGAAAGGGGTGGAAAGTCCTGCCAAATTATAACAGGTAACACTTGCCACTTAGAAGCTATAATGATAAAAAAGGGATTATCTTTTTTAGAAGATGGTACTGAATATTTATTTATAGAAAACGTAGGAAACCTTGTCTGTCCTGCAAGCTACGATCTTGGCGAACACCTAAGAATCTCGATGATCTCAACTCCTGAAGGTGATGATAAGATTCTAAAGTATCCCAAAGCTTTTTTAACCTCTGATGTTTTAGTTATTAATAAAATAGATCTTTTAAAGTACTTGCCCTTTGATATACAAAGAGTTGAAGAGGAGGCAAAAAAAATAAAAAGGGAGATAAAGATTTTTAAAACCTCTGCCTTAACGGGAGAGGGTGTTAAAGAACTTGCAGATTTTATAAAAAAGGAGCGAGAGGGAAGATTTAAAGATTGAAAAAAAGATTTTTAATAAGGCTGCAAGGAAAAGTTCAAGGCGTGGGATTTAGGCCTTTTGTATATAGGATTGCTTTAGAAAATAATTTAAGCGGATTTGTCAAAAACAGCACAGAGGGCGCTGTCATAGAAGTTGAAGGTGAAAGTAAAAATTTGAAAAAATTTATAAGAGAACTAAAAGAAAAGAAACCACCTTTAGTTGAGTACACTCATATAGAAATAAAAGAAATAGGGATTAAAAACGATCACAAGTTTGAAATTGCCAAATCTGAGGAAAAGGGAGAAAAAATAGCCTTAATTTTACCAGATATTGCAATATGTGAAGATTGTAAAGAAGAGATCTTTGACGAAAAAAATAGAAGATTTCACTATCCCTTTACAAACTGTACTAACTGTGGACCAAGATTCAGTATCATCCAGAATATTCCCTATGATAGAAAAAATACTACTATGAAGATATTTGAAATGTGTAAAGAATGTAAGATGGAGTATGAGGATCCCCTCAATAGGAGATTTCATGCTCAACCTAACGCTTGTCATGAATGTGGCCCCCAGGTCTTTCTATTAGATAACAGAGGTAATCTCTTATATGAAAAAGAAAAGGCTATTGAGGAAACAGTTAAAATTTTAAAGCTTGGTAAGATAGTAGCAATTAAAAGTATAGGTGGATTTCAACTTTTAACAGATGCAACCAAAGATGAATCGGTGTTAGAACTACGAAAAAGAAAAAAAAGAGACGAAAAACCTTTCGCATTAATGTTTAAAAGCTTAGATCATTTAAAAAAGTATGCCTATGTTAATAAAATTGAAAAAGAGATTCTACTATCTTATTCTTCGCCAATTGTTATTTTAAAAGCAAAAAAGAAAAATAATCTTTCAAAATATGTTTCCCCCTATAATCCTTACATAGGGGCTATGCTTCCCTATACTCCACTTCACCTTTTATTAATGGATAAAATCGATTTTCCTCTAGTCTGTACTTCCGGAAACATATCAGATGAACCTATAGCCTTTGACAATGATGAAGCATTTCACAGATTAAAAGATATAACCGACTATTTTTTGATGCATACAAGACCTATAGAAAGGTATATCGATGATTCAGTAGTTAAGGTGGTAAATAAAAAAATTTTAATGATAAGAAGAGCAAGAGGTTATGCCCCTTTACCTATAATAGTAGAAAGAAAACTACCGCAGATTTTAGCCTTAGGTGCTTACCTTAAAAATACTATAGCAATATCCAAAACAGATAGAATTATTGTTTCTCAGCATATTGGTGATCTTGATAATGAAATTTCTTTTAATGCTTTTAAAAAAGTTATAGAGGATTTTAAAAATCTTTTTGAATTTAAACCTGAGTTTATTGCCTGTGATGCTCATCCTGAATATTTGTCTACAAAATACGGTGAAGAATTGAGTAAAAAAGGAAACATACCGCTGATGAAAATTTTTCACCATCACGCCCATATTTCTTCGTGTATGGTAGAAAACAGGCTCGAAGAAGAGGTTTTAGGTGTAGCCTGGGATGGGACAGGATACGGAAAAGATGGAAAAATCTGGGGAGGTGAATTTTTAATCTGTGATTTTAGGGATTTTAAAAGGTTTGCAACTTTCAGAGAGTTTGGAATTTTGGGGGGTGACAAGGCAATGAGAGAACCAAGAAGAAGTGCAATAGGAATTTTATATGAAATCTATAAGGAAAAAACCTTTGAAATGGACATTGAATCCATTAAAACACTATCTGATGAGGAAAAAAACATTTTTAAAACCTGTTATGAGAAAAACATAAATATTTTTAAGTGTACTTCAGTTGGTAGAATTTTTGATGCGGTTTCTTCGCTACTTAATTTAAAACAAAAGATTACCTTTGAGGGTCAATCAGCTATGATACTTGAATGGTTAGCTGAGGACTTTAAAAAAGGTAAAATAGCTCACTATGACTTTGAACTTGTAGGTAGTGATCCTATTGTTATTGACTTTGTTCCAATAATTGAAGGAATATTAAATGACCTGAAAAATAATGTTAACAAATCTTATATAGCTTTTAAATTTCATGTGACGTTAGCAGAGATAGTTAAAAAACTTGGAGAGATAGCTGGTAATTACAAGATTTTGTTAAGTGGAGGTGTTTTTCAAAATAAACTTCTTACTGAACTTATATTAAAAAAAGTTAAGAAAAATAAATTATATACGCATTCTTTGATACCGCCTAATGATGGTGGAATTTCACTTGGTCAAATTATGATTTTATATCATAACTTATAAAACCAGAAACTGTTGTAAGTTG
It encodes:
- a CDS encoding hydrogenase maturation nickel metallochaperone HypA, with the translated sequence MHEYSLATNLIEILREEKKKRNIKKILKVELEFGKLASAEPLIFKEIFDIIKKDTEFEETELIIDLIEPEVKCLNCEKDFKADTFPFLCPYCENMGGELLRGDKITMKSLEIIKD
- the hypB gene encoding hydrogenase nickel incorporation protein HypB; amino-acid sequence: MAEVIKESVSISILKVNEEIASELRHFFNQRRIFTINLISSPGSGKTMLIERLLDYFDKEKVFVFVGDIETERDAKRIRERGGKSCQIITGNTCHLEAIMIKKGLSFLEDGTEYLFIENVGNLVCPASYDLGEHLRISMISTPEGDDKILKYPKAFLTSDVLVINKIDLLKYLPFDIQRVEEEAKKIKREIKIFKTSALTGEGVKELADFIKKEREGRFKD
- the hypF gene encoding carbamoyltransferase HypF, with the protein product MKKRFLIRLQGKVQGVGFRPFVYRIALENNLSGFVKNSTEGAVIEVEGESKNLKKFIRELKEKKPPLVEYTHIEIKEIGIKNDHKFEIAKSEEKGEKIALILPDIAICEDCKEEIFDEKNRRFHYPFTNCTNCGPRFSIIQNIPYDRKNTTMKIFEMCKECKMEYEDPLNRRFHAQPNACHECGPQVFLLDNRGNLLYEKEKAIEETVKILKLGKIVAIKSIGGFQLLTDATKDESVLELRKRKKRDEKPFALMFKSLDHLKKYAYVNKIEKEILLSYSSPIVILKAKKKNNLSKYVSPYNPYIGAMLPYTPLHLLLMDKIDFPLVCTSGNISDEPIAFDNDEAFHRLKDITDYFLMHTRPIERYIDDSVVKVVNKKILMIRRARGYAPLPIIVERKLPQILALGAYLKNTIAISKTDRIIVSQHIGDLDNEISFNAFKKVIEDFKNLFEFKPEFIACDAHPEYLSTKYGEELSKKGNIPLMKIFHHHAHISSCMVENRLEEEVLGVAWDGTGYGKDGKIWGGEFLICDFRDFKRFATFREFGILGGDKAMREPRRSAIGILYEIYKEKTFEMDIESIKTLSDEEKNIFKTCYEKNINIFKCTSVGRIFDAVSSLLNLKQKITFEGQSAMILEWLAEDFKKGKIAHYDFELVGSDPIVIDFVPIIEGILNDLKNNVNKSYIAFKFHVTLAEIVKKLGEIAGNYKILLSGGVFQNKLLTELILKKVKKNKLYTHSLIPPNDGGISLGQIMILYHNL